In the genome of Mesotoga infera, the window GGGATTCCCGCAAGTCATAGAATCTTCATTGATTGCTGATGGGAAACCATTTCCAACACTGTTCTGGCTTAGCTGTCCATTTCTGAAGGAGGAAGTTTCGAGGCTCGAGAGCGCAGGAATGATCGCCGGCTTTGAGAAAAGGGTCGAAGAGGACGAGGCCTTTGCCGCTGAATATCTAGGGGCGCACTCCCGTACGGCACTTCTAAAAGAGAAGCTTCTCGAAAAGTCCTCTGTGTCTGATGAGCAGAAGAGAGTGATCATGGAAAGAGGTATTGGAGGAATCAGAAATCCGAATAAAGTGAAGTGTCTCCACCTTCAGCTTGCGAATTTTCTCGGAGGGGTGCCGAACCCTGTGGGAAGAGAGGTCTGGAATCTGCTGAAGAATACTCAGTGTTCTTACAAGAGAGTCATCTGCGAAGAGTTGTTGAGCAAGCATGAATGAGAAAATATTGAACAAAGCCTCTCAGCTTCCCGAGGAGCCGGGAGTTTACATTTTCAAAGATCAAAAAGGCGTTGCGGTTTACGTAGGCAAAGCAAAGAAACTGAAGAGAAGAGTCCTGTCTTACTTCAGAGAATCAACGTGGGCAAAGAATGAAAAGGCCAAACGAATTGCAGAAGAGGCAGAAGATCTAGACTTCATAATGGTCACGTCGGAGCGTGAGGCTCTGCTTCTTGAGGCAAATCTGATCTTCAACGGAAAGCCGAAGTACAATGTCTTCCTGAAAGACTCCCGAACCTACCCGTATATCTACATTTCTTCAGATCCATACCCGTATCTTGGAATTACGAGGACAAAAGAACTGGAAGGTTCATATTTTGGACCTTATACAAGTGCGGGACTTGTGAGAAAACTGCTTGAATTTCTGCAGAAAGTCTTCAGAATCCGAACTTGCTCGTACGATCTAAGCAGGGTCAAGAAGCCCTGTTTCCTCTATCACCTCAAGATGTGTTCCGCGCCCTGCGTTGAAAAAGTGACGCCTGAAGAGTATCGAGAACAACTCTTGGCTCTCACCGATTTTCTCGAAGGAGACACATTGAAAGTTAGAGAGGCTCTTCTTAAGAGGATGGCAGTGCTCTCCGATGCAATGCAGTTTGAGAGGGCCGCGGAGATAAGAGATATACTTTCCTCCATGGACGATCTCTACGCGTTTCAGGGAGTTGAAGCTTCTCTAGATCTGAAAGCGGACATTCTCGCCGTTTCTACGGGCCTGGCCGCGTTGCTTCAGGTTAGGGGCGGAATGCTTCTGGGAAAACTGGTCTTTGATTTTCCCGATGGAACTCCGATCGATTTCATTACACAGTTTTACTATGCGAAAGGAAATCGAATACCGAAAGCGCTCATCGTAACTGGTCTGAAAAAGAAGGATATCAAGCAGTTCAAGAGAGACTTCCATTATATTGGGGATCCTCGTGATGAACAGGAAGAGAGGCTTCTGAGTATAGCCTTCAAGAACATTGATGAAGAGCAGAGGATAAGGATGAATGCCGCCCATTCACTGAGACAGGCCCATCAGATTCTGGGGTTGAAGCGATTTCCTTCGAGAATTGAGGGTATTGATATCTCTCACACTCAGGGACTGTACACGGTCGCCTCGGTGGTTGTTTTCGACAATGGAAAGCCGAACAAATCCGAATATAGAAGATACCGCATCAGCGAGCTCGATGAACCAAATGATTTTGAGGCGATGGCAACTGTAGTTAAGAGGAGATACACAAAACACCCTCTTCCAGATCTCCTTCTAATCGATGGTGGAGAACCACAGTTAAGAGCTGTCGAGAAGGCCTTTTCCGAGATAGGCATAGACGAATACGAAGTAGTGGGATTGGCAAAGGAATTCAATGAGCTAGTCTTTCTTGACAATCGAGACAGGGTGAAACTGAAGGAAGAGCACCCCGTCTTGCGAATGATAATCTCTATTGACAATGAGGCCCATCGCTTTGCTGTCAATTATCACCGTGTCCTCAGAGAAAGAAGATTCCAAACTTCAAAGATAGATGACATTCCGGGCATCGGGCCAAAGAGGAAGAAGTCTCTGCTTAAGGC includes:
- a CDS encoding DUF501 domain-containing protein — translated: MESSSAEKKIVSLQLGRVLKNDFRIVKVCEWGFPQVIESSLIADGKPFPTLFWLSCPFLKEEVSRLESAGMIAGFEKRVEEDEAFAAEYLGAHSRTALLKEKLLEKSSVSDEQKRVIMERGIGGIRNPNKVKCLHLQLANFLGGVPNPVGREVWNLLKNTQCSYKRVICEELLSKHE
- the uvrC gene encoding excinuclease ABC subunit UvrC; this encodes MNEKILNKASQLPEEPGVYIFKDQKGVAVYVGKAKKLKRRVLSYFRESTWAKNEKAKRIAEEAEDLDFIMVTSEREALLLEANLIFNGKPKYNVFLKDSRTYPYIYISSDPYPYLGITRTKELEGSYFGPYTSAGLVRKLLEFLQKVFRIRTCSYDLSRVKKPCFLYHLKMCSAPCVEKVTPEEYREQLLALTDFLEGDTLKVREALLKRMAVLSDAMQFERAAEIRDILSSMDDLYAFQGVEASLDLKADILAVSTGLAALLQVRGGMLLGKLVFDFPDGTPIDFITQFYYAKGNRIPKALIVTGLKKKDIKQFKRDFHYIGDPRDEQEERLLSIAFKNIDEEQRIRMNAAHSLRQAHQILGLKRFPSRIEGIDISHTQGLYTVASVVVFDNGKPNKSEYRRYRISELDEPNDFEAMATVVKRRYTKHPLPDLLLIDGGEPQLRAVEKAFSEIGIDEYEVVGLAKEFNELVFLDNRDRVKLKEEHPVLRMIISIDNEAHRFAVNYHRVLRERRFQTSKIDDIPGIGPKRKKSLLKAFGSVKGIAEASEADLYGVLKNSRAVEMVVKWANEKSGD